From the genome of Opitutales bacterium:
GCACTTCTAATTCAATCATTCGCTTAAGGTAGTAGCTCTGAACTCGTTTTGTTAAACCCGGTAAAGCTTTCTCAATAGCTCCGGGTCTGTTCGTTCCAGAGCTGATCTGTCGCAATATCCTCAGTGACCACTTGCAGCCATAAACTGCTGAAATGGTATCCGTAATATTTTTTTCTGCGTGTTTATCCATTTTCTACAAGAATGTGCCTATGGCTCAAAAAGGTGCCCGATTTACGAAGCACTCAAAATTCTGATATAAAGTAGCCTATGGATAACACAGATATCAAAAACAAAGTCGTAATAATAACTGGTGCTGGAAGTGGCATCGGTGAGCATGCAGCCGCAGCTTTCGTTCGAGAAGGCGCTAAGGTCGTTATGAATGGCAGAAGCGAATCGAAGCTGAACGCAGTTCAAAAAAAAATAGATCCAACGGGTGAGTCGACAAGACTGAGCGCAGGCAATATCTGCGAAACATCAGTATGTAATGAACTAACTCGTCTAGCGATGGATGAATTCGGTTCGGTGGATATTCTACTCAACAACGCTGGGGTGTTCGAACCGAAATCCTTTCTCGATCATTCTGAACAAGACATCGATTCATATCTAAGTCTTCTAAAGGCATATTTTGTTATGTCTCAAAATGCTGTTCGAGAAATGGTGAAGAGTGAGAGTGGTGGCTACATTATAAATATCGGTTCTATGTGGGCTTTGCATGCGATTGAAGCGACGCCTTGTTCCGGCTCTTCCACCGCTAAAGGTGGTGTGCATTCTCTTACAAAGAATCTAGCGATAGAGCTCGCAAAGCAGAAAATCAGAGTCAACTGCATCGCACCTGCAGTAGTAGAGACGCCGCTATTCGATCCTTTGCTTTCTCCCGAACAGCTCAATAGCTTCAATTCATTTCATCCGAT
Proteins encoded in this window:
- a CDS encoding helix-turn-helix transcriptional regulator, whose product is MDKHAEKNITDTISAVYGCKWSLRILRQISSGTNRPGAIEKALPGLTKRVQSYYLKRMIELEVLEKQSFPEIPPRVEYSITEYGKRILKIMDEIIQLESDLRSNQSR
- a CDS encoding SDR family oxidoreductase yields the protein MDNTDIKNKVVIITGAGSGIGEHAAAAFVREGAKVVMNGRSESKLNAVQKKIDPTGESTRLSAGNICETSVCNELTRLAMDEFGSVDILLNNAGVFEPKSFLDHSEQDIDSYLSLLKAYFVMSQNAVREMVKSESGGYIINIGSMWALHAIEATPCSGSSTAKGGVHSLTKNLAIELAKQKIRVNCIAPAVVETPLFDPLLSPEQLNSFNSFHPIGRNGTPEDVVNTILFLASEKLSGWMTGNVLPLDGGVTSGRST